A stretch of Eschrichtius robustus isolate mEscRob2 chromosome 6, mEscRob2.pri, whole genome shotgun sequence DNA encodes these proteins:
- the PCBP3 gene encoding poly(rC)-binding protein 3 isoform X1: protein MGEGDTIWAPSVLPHGTLGTLSHHPQLHFGRKMESKVSEGGLNVTLTIRLLMHGKEVGSIIGKKGETVKKMREESGARINISEGNCPERIVTITGPTDAIFKAFAMIAYKFEEDIINCMSNSPATSKPPVTLRLVVPASQCGSLIGKGGSKIKEIRESTGAQVQVAGDMLPNSTERAVTISGTPDAIIQCVKQICVVMLESPPKGATIPYRPKPASTPVIFAGGQAYTIQGQYAIPHPDQLTKLHQLAMQQTPFPPLGQTNPAFPGEKLPLHSSEEAQNLMGQSSGLDASPPASTHELTIPNDLIGCIIGRQGTKINEIRQMSGAQIKIANATEGSSERQITITGTPANISLAQYLINARLTSEVTGMGAL from the exons GTGACACCATCTGGGCCCCATCTGTCCTTCCTCACGGCACCCTCGGCACCTTGAGCCACCACCCCcagctacattttggaagaaagATGGAGTCCAAGGTCTCAGAAGGTGGCCTGAACGTGACGCTGACCATCCGCCTGCTGATGCACGGAAAG GAAGTTGGCAGCATCATCGGgaag AAAGGAGAGACCGTGAAGAAGATGCGTGAAGAG AGCGGGGCAAGGATCAACATCTCGGAAGGAAACTGCCCAGAAAGAATCGTGACCATCACGGGCCCGACAGACGCCATCTTCAAGGCCTTTGCCATGATCGCCTACAAGTTTGAGGAG gaCATCATTAACTGCATGAGCAACAGCCCAGCCACCAGCAAGCCCCCGGTGACGCTGAGGTTGGTGGTCCCCGCCAGCCAGTGCGGGTCCCTGATCGGCAAAGGCGGCTCCAAGATCAAGGAGATCAGGGAG TCCACAGGTGCCCAGGTCCAGGTGGCCGGGGACATGCTGCCCAACTCCACGGAGCGGGCAGTGACCATCTCGGGGACCCCCGACGCCATCATCCAGTGTGTCAAGCAAATCTGTGTGGTCATGCTGGAG TCCCCACCGAAAGGTGCCACCATTCCCTACCGCCCAAAGCCCGCCTCCACCCCTGTCATTTTTGCAGGTGGTCAG gccTACACGATCCAGGGACAGTACGCCATCCCCCACCCAGAT CAGTTGACCAAGCTCCACCAGCTGGCCATGCAGCAAACCCCCTTTCCTCCCCTCGGACAGACCAACCCCGCTTTCCCCG GAGAAAAGCTGCCTTTACACTCCTCCGAAGAAGCTCAAAATCTGATGGGCCAGTCGTCAG GTCTGGACGCCAGCCCCCCAGCCAGCACTCATGAGCTCACCATTCCCAATGAT CTAATAGGCTGCATAATTGGACGCCAGGGGACCAAAATCAATGAAATTCGACAGATGTCTGGAGCTCAGATCAAAATCGCCAATGCCACAGAGGGGTCGTCAGAGCGCCAGATCACCATCACGGGGACCCCGGCCAACATCAGCCTTGCCCAGTACCTCATCAACGCCAG GCTGACGTCCGAGGTCACCGGGATGGGCGCGCTCTAA
- the PCBP3 gene encoding poly(rC)-binding protein 3 isoform X2: MGEGDTIWAPSVLPHGTLGTLSHHPQLHFGRKMESKVSEGGLNVTLTIRLLMHGKEVGSIIGKKGETVKKMREESGARINISEGNCPERIVTITGPTDAIFKAFAMIAYKFEEDIINCMSNSPATSKPPVTLRLVVPASQCGSLIGKGGSKIKEIRESTGAQVQVAGDMLPNSTERAVTISGTPDAIIQCVKQICVVMLESPPKGATIPYRPKPASTPVIFAGGQAYTIQGQYAIPHPDQLTKLHQLAMQQTPFPPLGQTNPAFPGLDASPPASTHELTIPNDLIGCIIGRQGTKINEIRQMSGAQIKIANATEGSSERQITITGTPANISLAQYLINARLTSEVTGMGAL, encoded by the exons GTGACACCATCTGGGCCCCATCTGTCCTTCCTCACGGCACCCTCGGCACCTTGAGCCACCACCCCcagctacattttggaagaaagATGGAGTCCAAGGTCTCAGAAGGTGGCCTGAACGTGACGCTGACCATCCGCCTGCTGATGCACGGAAAG GAAGTTGGCAGCATCATCGGgaag AAAGGAGAGACCGTGAAGAAGATGCGTGAAGAG AGCGGGGCAAGGATCAACATCTCGGAAGGAAACTGCCCAGAAAGAATCGTGACCATCACGGGCCCGACAGACGCCATCTTCAAGGCCTTTGCCATGATCGCCTACAAGTTTGAGGAG gaCATCATTAACTGCATGAGCAACAGCCCAGCCACCAGCAAGCCCCCGGTGACGCTGAGGTTGGTGGTCCCCGCCAGCCAGTGCGGGTCCCTGATCGGCAAAGGCGGCTCCAAGATCAAGGAGATCAGGGAG TCCACAGGTGCCCAGGTCCAGGTGGCCGGGGACATGCTGCCCAACTCCACGGAGCGGGCAGTGACCATCTCGGGGACCCCCGACGCCATCATCCAGTGTGTCAAGCAAATCTGTGTGGTCATGCTGGAG TCCCCACCGAAAGGTGCCACCATTCCCTACCGCCCAAAGCCCGCCTCCACCCCTGTCATTTTTGCAGGTGGTCAG gccTACACGATCCAGGGACAGTACGCCATCCCCCACCCAGAT CAGTTGACCAAGCTCCACCAGCTGGCCATGCAGCAAACCCCCTTTCCTCCCCTCGGACAGACCAACCCCGCTTTCCCCG GTCTGGACGCCAGCCCCCCAGCCAGCACTCATGAGCTCACCATTCCCAATGAT CTAATAGGCTGCATAATTGGACGCCAGGGGACCAAAATCAATGAAATTCGACAGATGTCTGGAGCTCAGATCAAAATCGCCAATGCCACAGAGGGGTCGTCAGAGCGCCAGATCACCATCACGGGGACCCCGGCCAACATCAGCCTTGCCCAGTACCTCATCAACGCCAG GCTGACGTCCGAGGTCACCGGGATGGGCGCGCTCTAA